Proteins encoded by one window of Lacerta agilis isolate rLacAgi1 chromosome 11, rLacAgi1.pri, whole genome shotgun sequence:
- the ACAA2 gene encoding 3-ketoacyl-CoA thiolase, mitochondrial: MALLRGVFIVSAKRTPFGAYGGLLKDFTATDLTEIAARSALAAGKVSPEIIDSVVVGNVMQSSADAAYLARHVGLRVGVPVPVPALTVNRLCGSGFQSIVNGCQEICLKESEVVLCGGTESMSQSPYAVRNIRFGTKFGVDLKLEDTLWAGLTDLHIKIPMGVTAENLAAKYNITREDCDRYALRTQQRWKAAQEAGHFKAEMAPIEVKTKKGKQSMERDEHPRPETTLEQLAKLPTVFKKDGTVTAANASGVCDGAGAVIIASEEALKKHSLTPLARIVAYHASGCDPNVMGIGPVPAVTEALKKAGLSLKDMDLVEVNEAFAPQYLSVEKVLDLDPEKTNVNGGAIALGHPLGASGSRITAHLVHELRRRGGKYAVGSACIGGGQGIAVIIEKTA; the protein is encoded by the exons ATGGCTCTGCTCAGAG GTGTGTTCATTGTTTCTGCCAAGAGGACTCCATTTGGGGCTTATGGAGGCTTGCTCAAGGACTTCACTGCCACAGACTTAACGGAGATTGCAGCACGCTCAGCCCTGGCTGCTGGCAAAGTGTCTCCCGAAATCATTGACAGTGTGGTTGTGGGCAATGTCATGCAG AGCTCTGCGGATGCTGCTTACCTTGCCCGGCACGTGGGTTTGCGTGTTGGAGTcccagtcccagttcctgccctaACAGTCAACAGATTGTGTGGATCAGGCTTCCAGTCCATCGTCAACGGATGTCAG GAAATTTGCCTTAAAGAATCGGAGGTAGTGCTGTGTGGTGGAACAGAAAGTATGAGCCAAAGTCCATATGCTGTCCGAAATATCCGCTTTGGGACAAAATTCGGAGTCGATCTCAAG CTGGAAGATACACTGTGGGCAGGGCTGACAGATCTGCACATTAAAATCCCTATGGGGGTTACGGCTGAAAACCTTGCTGCGAAATACAACATCACAAGGGAAGACTGTGACCGCTATGCATTAAGGACACAGCAGAGGTGGAAAGCTG CCCAAGAAGCCGGACACTTCAAAGCTGAAATGGCACCTATTGAAGTGAAAACCAAGAAAGGCAAACAGAGCATGGAGCGGGATGAGCACCCCCGGCCGGAGACGACTCTGGAACAGTTGGCAAAGCTCCCTACAGTTTTCAAGAAAGATGGGACCGTCACAGCTGCAAATGCCTCG GGGGTATGTGACGGAGCTGGAGCAGTGATCATAGCAAGTGAAGAAGCCTTGAAAAAGCACAGCCTCACGCCATTGGCTAGAATAGTAGCCTACCATGCGTCCGGATGCGACCCCAACGTCATGGGCATTG GTCCAGTGCCTGCTGTTACTGAAGCCCTGAAGAAAGCCGGCCTTTCCCTGAAAGACATGGACTTAGTTGAG GTCAATGAGGCTTTTGCTCCACAGTACTTGTCAGTAGAGAAGGTTTTGGATCTGGACCCAGAGAAAACAAACGTCAATGGAGGAGCCATTGCTTTGGGTCACCCACTGGGGGCATCGGGTTCAAGGATCACTGCTCACCTGGTTCACGAACTAAG GCGCCGTGGAGGTAAATATGCAGTCGGTTCGGCTTGCATTGGAGGAGGCCAAGGTATAGCTGTTATCATTGAGAAGACAGCCTAA